The Methanocalculus natronophilus genome window below encodes:
- a CDS encoding GyrI-like domain-containing protein, giving the protein MRLILTVDVADQRVIGLRRKGPYPKIQEMIREIAEYCTKQGITIIGPPAYICQETRQETAKQAAETGDSVREVVFPIEGEAEASGDLSVYEIPGGKMARIIHMGPYRDRHDTYQELFAWLAKNDLELNGPVREVYINDPAVTDEDILVTWIYAPISDTGSTGEPSARAWK; this is encoded by the coding sequence ATGCGCCTGATACTGACCGTTGATGTTGCAGATCAGAGAGTCATCGGACTCCGGCGAAAGGGGCCGTATCCGAAGATTCAGGAGATGATCCGGGAGATTGCAGAGTATTGTACAAAACAGGGCATCACTATCATTGGTCCACCCGCGTATATCTGCCAGGAAACCCGGCAAGAGACTGCAAAGCAGGCAGCGGAAACCGGAGACTCCGTTCGTGAGGTTGTCTTTCCAATAGAGGGTGAAGCAGAGGCTTCCGGCGATCTTTCTGTCTATGAAATCCCCGGCGGGAAGATGGCACGGATCATCCATATGGGCCCATACCGCGACCGCCACGATACGTATCAGGAACTCTTTGCGTGGCTTGCAAAAAACGATCTCGAACTCAATGGACCTGTCCGCGAGGTCTATATCAATGATCCCGCGGTCACGGATGAAGATATCCTTGTCACCTGGATTTATGCACCCATATCAGATACCGGATCCACGGGTGAGCCATCTGCACGTGCCTGGAAGTAA